The DNA region aaatatgaccgttggccaTGTGGCAACTCCctagctcttggatttgaatatttttcaaatccaacggtccagattaattaactatattaaaattcattaaaaattattaaaaaatacagaaaaattattaaaaaatacagaaaattttaaaaaaattacagaaaattttgaaaaatgttaatttttttcctataaatacctaaccctcatcttctacctttacaccacattccaatattttctacactttctatactatctacatttcaatattttctacaccttAAGAGAAAAACATgtcttcgtggaagctcattgaagatgttacgttgtgtgaatgttgggttcacactactcatgatccgattacgggtaatgagatggataagcgagaaatgtggagtaaaattacgaaagcgTTTTGTGATGTACATGGAGAAAATGCCAgaactagtcaaggtcttcaaggtcgttggaaaaaactcaacgcatcctttacttgttggaaaaacgccatctctcatgcttccggtaacctccgtagtgggacaagtttagcggatcaggtgacaatatttttatttatttatatgcattccactcacattaatattttgatttatttaatttcggatgtaatttttatcttatttcttatgtaatttttatgtaatttttatttaatttcttatgtcatttttatttaatttcttatgtcatttttatgtaatttatatgcattccacccgtattaatattttgaatttatttatttgtgttacacccgcattttttaacactatgttatcccacatttttatagacactacaagctcaagcattctacaattcaaagaacgggaacaaatcattcactagatgggaatgttggcaaattgtcaaagattgccctaaatacaaaattgtggcaactggttcagaagttgtcatgcacggTATGGGTCTACATAGTTCTCCAGAACCAAATATGGCCGAACAAGAAGCCGACACATTTCAAGACACGGAAGGGATGCCTGAACAAGTGCCCGAGACCCAACCGACTCGTCAATCCCTTAGGCCCGTAGGTAAAAAGGcgtcaaagaaaaaaggtagttcttccaagaatgactacactaaatatatggaggaacttactcgccaaggtgaactgaacatggcacgagaaaaggttagagatgaggaaaaagttgCTGCTATGGCAGCAATATTAGCAGCTACTGAGGCCCGTGATGCGGCggctgagagacaaagagaagtagTTAATCGAGAGAACGAGCTGGTTAGAGAAGCACTTCATCGAGAAAATGAATTGCTTCGAGAagaaaggatggctcaagcagatcgtgacactatgagcaagtctctagtaggactgtctccgaattctaaatatttttggacatcgGAAAAAAAAGATGTCAtgcgaaggaggcgtgcaagagatgcgGAAACAAGTCAGGGGGTTCTAGCAACTTTTGTGACAACCAAGATCCTTGCACCACATATCCTAACTCGAgagactttgtataatttttatgtattttttatgttttttctttcttttttcttttgaactttatttaatttcttatgtttttttctttttttaggtttgaactttatttaatttcttatgtttttttctttttttaggtttgaactttatttaatttcttatgtaatttttatgttatttcttatttatttttaaaacattatttatttttatttaatttattatgcaattttaatgtaattctttatttatttttaaaactttatttcttttgtactttatttaaacacatgaaataagattacataaactcaccaaataaatttaaaaacaaaacacactacatagaattacataaactcaccaaataaatagaattacataaactcaccaaataaacttaaaaacaaaacacactacatagaattacataaactcaccaaataaacttaaaaacaaaacacactacatagaattacataaactcaccaaataaatagaattacataaactcactaaataaacttaaaaacaaaacacactacatagaattacataaacttaaaaaaaatacaatttattcttcaaccacaagcctcATTCTAATTATCTTCGCCTTCATGCAATCCCcactggtgctcaatcaagtcattctgGCGGGTTACGTGCCAGTATGGCTCTTGCACATTAGTGTAACGTTGaacgatcaattcattgtaacgtccatcgcgttccaatggctcgtgttgcactGGATCTTCGGTCCCATCATGAGCACAAtagatacgtgttcttgagttgttcatcggatccggctcatattcatcgacgccatcataatcatactcatcttcaacaatcatgttgtggagaataatacatgtcatcatgatggatcgaagagcctcgacatcaaacattttAGCTGCAGCCCTGAtaatcgcccaacgagcttgcaggataccaaaacaacgctcgacatccttcctacacccttcttgacattttgcaaagtgtttttccttttcagtttgtggatgtggcactgttttgacaaatgttgaccaccttgggtaaatgccatctGCAAGGTAGTATGATCCCTCGTATTGGGTACCATTAATGGTATATGTGCATCTCGGCAAGTTTCCTTGTAGCAGTTCgtcgaacactggggattgggcaaggacatttaagtcattctgagctcctggaacaccaaaaaaagcatgccaaatccatgtatcaaatgaagccaccgcttccaaaatgatgCTTTTGGCTCCTTTTCTGTTGCCATATGCTCCTTGccacgcacttggacagtttttccaagtccaatgcatgcaatccatgcttccaatcatgccagggaagcctcgcatctcacccttcctcagAAGCCTTCGCATGTCCCTTGGCGTGGATGTCCGGAGGTACTCATTGGTGTAGAGGGCTTCAATTGCAGAGCAAAAACGCACCAGGGACTCCAAAACAGTTGTTTTTCCCATCCTCGCGATCTTatccacttgatctgcagatgctccatatgcaagcattcgcaaggatgccgtaattttttgctcgggaataagacctagaacatgaaaagcatcctctttttgcacaaagtatgaatcatggttgcaaatatcactcatgattttgttgaccaaatttcgttgcattctaaaacgccgtctaaaaatatgatcagggaatatgctattgagaataaaataatcttccaatagaTTCTTACctcgtttttccctttttctatcgaGGTTTGCAACACGTCTTGGTTTGGCTATCTGACCCGCGACTTCCATGACacggcgggaatgtgaggccttctgccttctatagtgatcatcctcatcctcctccatgaagaaagcctcatctccacctccacttccaccttcctcgagattggccaattctacctgttgtgccaacaacctttgttgttgctcctgcaactgtttatacacccttcttgaagaagacattgtaataagaacttaagatttgaaaacgatgaacaaggattctgagctaaaaagaaggattgagcttggtgtgaggatggatgtagggatgtagggtttataaggacaaaaaaaagaaaggatgaggttctggacaatgccacgtggcactacgtgattggttgaaaatcttatcgaaatcttggctaaattattgtaaaccggaagtgacacgtggcatgtcgggattggtcgaaaatattatcgaaaatctatccacaaaataatacgttcagataatgacacgtggcatgacgtgattggttgaaaatcttatcgaaatcttggctaaattattgtaaaacggaagtgacacgtggcgtgtcaggattggttgaaaatcttagggaaaatctattcacaaaatagtacgttcagataatgacatgtggcgtgacgagattggttaaaaatcctatccgaaattaaaactattttatttttttattcttttagacaaaatttaaaaatatcttaaatgggctgggtgccagcgcattttgtaaggatggagatcgtttgtgccagcgcatttttttaggggtggagatgccttggcctattactgttcactggagtctgttactgttcatttgagtggataaatgcgctgggtgctggtgaacagtaacagactccagtgaacagtaataggccaatgcatctccacccctaaaaaaatgcgctggcacctagTGAAAAAATGCGttggcacaaacgatctccatccctacaaaatgcgctggcacccagcccatttaagatatttttaaattttgtctaaaagaataaaaaaataaaatagttttaatttcggataggatttttaaccaatctcgtcacgccacatgtcattatctgaacgtactattttgtgaatagatttccgctaagattttcaaccaatcccgacacgccacgtgtcacttccgttttacaataatttagccaagatttcgataagattttcaaccaatcacgtcatgccacgtgtcattatctgaacgtattattttgtggatagattttcgataatattttcgaccaatcccgacatgccacgtgtcacttccggtttacaataatttagccaagatttcgataagattttcaaccaatcacgtagtgccacgtggcattgtccagaacctcatcctttcttttttttgtccttataaaccctacatccctacatccatcatcacaccaagctcaatccttctttttagctcagaatccttgttcatcgttttcaaatcttaagttcttattacaatgtcttcttcaagaagggtgtataaacagttgcaggagcaacaacaaaggttgttggcacaacaggcagaattggccaatctcgaggaaggtggaagtggaggtggagatgaggctttcttcatggaggaggataaggatgatcaccatagaaggcagaaggcctcacattcccgccgtgtcatggaagccgtgggtcagatagccaaaccaagacgtgttgcaaacctcgatagaaaaaggaaaaaacgaGGTAAAAAtctattggaagattattttattcccaatagCATATTCCCTAATCATATTTTTAGACggcgttttagaatgcaacgaaatttgttcaacaaaatcatgagtgatatttgcaaccatgattcatactttgtgcaaaaagaggatgcttttcatgttctaggtcttattcccgagcaaaaaattacagcatccttgcgaatgcttgcatatggagcatctgcagatcaagtgaatgagatcgcgaggatgggaaaaacaactgttttggagtccctgatgcgtttttgctctgcaattgaagctctctacaccaatgagtacctccggacacccacgccaagggacatgcgaaggcttctgaggaagggtgagatgcgaggcttccctggcatgattggaagcatggACTACATgcattggacttggaaaaactgtccaagtgcgtggCAAGGAGCATATGGCAACAGAAAAGGAGCCAAAAGcatcattttggaagcggtggcttcatttgatacatggatttggcatgctttttttggtgttccaggagctcagaatgacttaaatgtccttgcccaatccccagtgttcgacGAACTGCTGCAAGGAAACTCGCCGAGATGCACATATACCATTAATGGTACCCAATACGAGGGATCATACTACCTTGCAGATGgtatttacccaaggtggtcaacatttgtcaaaacagtgccacatccacaaactgaaaaggaaaaacactttgcgaaatgtcaagaagggtgtaggaaggatgtcgagcgttgttttggtatcctgcaagctcgttgggcgattaTCAGGGCTGCagctagaatgtttgatgtcgaggctcttcgatccatcatgatgacgtgtattattctccacaacatgattgttgaagatgagtatgattatgatggcgtcgatgaatatgagccggatccgatgaacaactcaagaacacgtatctaTTGTGCTCATGATGGGACCGAAGATCCagtgcaacacgagccattggaacgcgatggacgttacaatgaattgatcgttCAACGTTACACTAATGTGCAAGAGCCATACTGGCACGTAACCCGCcagaatgacttgattgagcaccagtgGGGATTGTATGAAGGCGAAGATAATTAGAATgaggcttgtggttgaagaataaattgtattttttttaagtttatgtaattctatgtagtgtgttttgtttttaagtttatttagtgagtttatgtaattctatttatttggtgagtttatgtaattctatgtagtgtgttttgtttttaagtttatttggtgagtttatgtaattctatgtatttggtgagtttatgtaattctatgtagtgtgttttgtttttaagtttatttggtgagtttatgtaattctatttatttggtgagtttatgtaattctatgtagtgtgttttgtttttaaatttatttggtgagtttatgtaatcttatttcatgtgtttaaataaagtacaaaagaaataaagttttaaaaataaataagaaataatagaaaaattacataagaaattaaataaagttcaaacctaaaaaaagaaaaaaacataaga from Malus domestica chromosome 01, GDT2T_hap1 includes:
- the LOC139187974 gene encoding uncharacterized protein, giving the protein MEEDEDDHYRRQKASHSRRVMEVAGQIAKPRRVANLDRKREKRGLIPEQKITASLRMLAYGASADQVDKIARMGKTTVLESLVRFCSAIEALYTNEYLRTSTPRDMRRLLRKGEMRGFPGMIGSMDCMHWTWKNCPSAWQGAYGNRKGAKSIILEAVASFDTWIWHAFFGVPGAQNDLNVLAQSPVFDELLQGNLPRCTYTINGTQYEGSYYLADGIYPRWSTFVKTVPHPQTEKEKHFAKCQEGCRKDVERCFGILQARWAIIRAAAKMFDVEALRSIMMTCIILHNMIVEDEYDYDGVDEYEPDPMNNSRTRIYCAHDGTEDPVQHEPLERDGRYNELIVQRYTNVQEPYWHVTRQNDLIEHQWGLHEGEDN
- the LOC139187987 gene encoding uncharacterized protein; the protein is MRRLLRKGEMRGFPGMIGSMDYMHWTWKNCPSAWQGAYGNRKGAKSIILEAVASFDTWIWHAFFGVPGAQNDLNVLAQSPVFDELLQGNSPRCTYTINGTQYEGSYYLADGIYPRWSTFVKTVPHPQTEKEKHFAKCQEGCRKDVERCFGILQARWAIIRAAARMFDVEALRSIMMTCIILHNMIVEDEYDYDGVDEYEPDPMNNSRTRIYCAHDGTEDPVQHEPLERDGRYNELIVQRYTNVQEPYWHVTRQNDLIEHQWGLYEGEDN